In a single window of the Elaeis guineensis isolate ETL-2024a chromosome 4, EG11, whole genome shotgun sequence genome:
- the LOC105044203 gene encoding actin-related protein 2/3 complex subunit 2B isoform X2 yields MACFRRASPALMEILNKLDSVEKPTDTDHNLYEFGSVRYHVQASASDPEIIYLSISTPPLSPEVLLRNGLPDCTLQDVRRGYCDIADIVEPPKEGFVLTLRLDFAKLPQSRDRIKAISKISSLQAVIQSSQLKDMLWNLGSQDMAYGMCKPIKLVYHPREPFFVIRMPEKLKAIFPMRFKDNSDVILATSLFQELMDMGHSTAFTKAPHCTWSPIPPPELRGEPFEYLTTNGGFVSFDILSHHVKGAKADRTVWILLNFYAHVKYYVKCTRGFIHRKMRQRLESLAEVMQNARIREGRDDKKLQDPGCKCVKKLMRFSKSNILKRRCSAIANQIKRIRARIRIKGLDRFRRQWFRVPKFPSLKKYSKLD; encoded by the exons ATGGCATGCTTCAGAAGGGCATCACCAGCACTTATGGAGATCCTGAACAAATTGGACAG TGTGGAAAAACCAACAGATACAGATCACAACTTATATGAATTTGGGTCAGTGCGGTACCATGTTCAG GCTTCAGCATCTGATCCCGAAATTATATACTTGTCCATATCTACGCCACCATTGTCTCCAGAAGTTTTGCTTCGAAATGGTCTTCCTGATTGCACCCTACAGGATGTTAGAAGAGGGTACTGTGATATTGCAGATATTGTTGAACCTCCAAAAGAAGGTTTTGTACTTACTCTCAGACTCGACTTTGCAAAACTTCCACAGAGCAGAG ATCGTATCAAAGCCATCAGCAAGATTTCCTCACTACAAGCAGTAATACAGAGTTCCCAACTGAAAGATATGTTATGGAATCTTGGTTCACAAGATATGGCTTATGGAATGTGCAAGCCTATCAAACTTGTCTATCACCCAAGAGAGCCTTTCTTTGTTATTAGAATG CCAGAAAAGCTCAAAGCAATATTTCCCATGCGATTTAAGGACAATTCAGATGTGATTCTTGCAACATCATTGTTTCAG GAACTCATGGATATGGGCCATTCAACAGCTTTTACCAAAGCACCACATTGCACCTGGTCACCAATCCCTCCTCCAGAGTTGCGAGGAGAACCTTTTGAATATTTGACCACTAATGGAGGATTTGTGTCTTTTG ACATTTTATCACATCACGTTAAAGGTGCAAAAGCAGATAGAACTGTCTGGATTCTATTGAACTTCTATGCCCATGTGAAATATTATGTAAAG TGTACCAGAGGTTTTATCCACAGAAAAATGAGGCAGCGCCTGGAAAGCCTGGCAGAG GTGATGCAAAATGCAAGGATAAGAGAAGGCAGAGATGATAAGAAACTCCAAG ACCCAGGTTGCAAATGTGTGAAGAAATTGATGAGATTCTCGAAGTCGAACATCCTAAAAAGGAGATGCAGCGCAATTGCTAATCAAATCAAGAGGATCCGCGCCCGGATCAGAATAAAAGGATTGGACCGGTTCCGAAGGCAATGGTTCAGGGTTCCTAAATTCCCGTCCCTGAAAAAATACAGCAAATTGGATTGA
- the LOC105044201 gene encoding uncharacterized protein encodes MGKSSAAEGLVDGVNRREEEEDERRSLLPPAAKGGMAGKRKRSGRRKVRWNDCNGKTLVEVLEFHPSDSSDSEDEYLGFCICTVM; translated from the exons ATGGGCAAGTCCTCCGCTGCTGAGGGGCTTGTGGATGGAGTAAATAGgagggaagaggaggaagacgagAGGAGATCTCTTTTGCCGCCGGCTGCCAAGGGAGGAATGGCCGGAAAGAGGAAAAGATCCGGGAGGAGGAAAGTCCGGTGGAATGATTGCAACGGGAAGACGCTTGTCGAAGTCTTGGAATTCCATCCCAG TGATTCGAGTGATTCAGAGGATGAGTATTTGGGTTTTTGTATATGCACGGTAATGTAA
- the LOC105044203 gene encoding actin-related protein 2/3 complex subunit 2B isoform X1, producing MACFRRASPALMEILNKLDSVEKPTDTDHNLYEFGSVRYHVQASASDPEIIYLSISTPPLSPEVLLRNGLPDCTLQDVRRGYCDIADIVEPPKEGFVLTLRLDFAKLPQSREDRIKAISKISSLQAVIQSSQLKDMLWNLGSQDMAYGMCKPIKLVYHPREPFFVIRMPEKLKAIFPMRFKDNSDVILATSLFQELMDMGHSTAFTKAPHCTWSPIPPPELRGEPFEYLTTNGGFVSFDILSHHVKGAKADRTVWILLNFYAHVKYYVKCTRGFIHRKMRQRLESLAEVMQNARIREGRDDKKLQDPGCKCVKKLMRFSKSNILKRRCSAIANQIKRIRARIRIKGLDRFRRQWFRVPKFPSLKKYSKLD from the exons ATGGCATGCTTCAGAAGGGCATCACCAGCACTTATGGAGATCCTGAACAAATTGGACAG TGTGGAAAAACCAACAGATACAGATCACAACTTATATGAATTTGGGTCAGTGCGGTACCATGTTCAG GCTTCAGCATCTGATCCCGAAATTATATACTTGTCCATATCTACGCCACCATTGTCTCCAGAAGTTTTGCTTCGAAATGGTCTTCCTGATTGCACCCTACAGGATGTTAGAAGAGGGTACTGTGATATTGCAGATATTGTTGAACCTCCAAAAGAAGGTTTTGTACTTACTCTCAGACTCGACTTTGCAAAACTTCCACAGAGCAGAG AAGATCGTATCAAAGCCATCAGCAAGATTTCCTCACTACAAGCAGTAATACAGAGTTCCCAACTGAAAGATATGTTATGGAATCTTGGTTCACAAGATATGGCTTATGGAATGTGCAAGCCTATCAAACTTGTCTATCACCCAAGAGAGCCTTTCTTTGTTATTAGAATG CCAGAAAAGCTCAAAGCAATATTTCCCATGCGATTTAAGGACAATTCAGATGTGATTCTTGCAACATCATTGTTTCAG GAACTCATGGATATGGGCCATTCAACAGCTTTTACCAAAGCACCACATTGCACCTGGTCACCAATCCCTCCTCCAGAGTTGCGAGGAGAACCTTTTGAATATTTGACCACTAATGGAGGATTTGTGTCTTTTG ACATTTTATCACATCACGTTAAAGGTGCAAAAGCAGATAGAACTGTCTGGATTCTATTGAACTTCTATGCCCATGTGAAATATTATGTAAAG TGTACCAGAGGTTTTATCCACAGAAAAATGAGGCAGCGCCTGGAAAGCCTGGCAGAG GTGATGCAAAATGCAAGGATAAGAGAAGGCAGAGATGATAAGAAACTCCAAG ACCCAGGTTGCAAATGTGTGAAGAAATTGATGAGATTCTCGAAGTCGAACATCCTAAAAAGGAGATGCAGCGCAATTGCTAATCAAATCAAGAGGATCCGCGCCCGGATCAGAATAAAAGGATTGGACCGGTTCCGAAGGCAATGGTTCAGGGTTCCTAAATTCCCGTCCCTGAAAAAATACAGCAAATTGGATTGA